Proteins encoded in a region of the Deltaproteobacteria bacterium genome:
- a CDS encoding GNAT family N-acetyltransferase translates to MSLAIAHHLADVPVAGWEDLHGRGPRTSPFLSPRFLLPWVRALGRGCDVRVARWAPGGGPDEGLLFLCRCGEGGWIFLGGEQVADYLDALVAPSHAEAFWREFLERGLPALGGGPLRLPGLVEGTPALSLLPSICRERGLSCSVEEMDRAPFVSLPGSFEEYLERLGKKERHELRRKMRRAGELLPGLAFRVTRTPGELANDLPSFVELHRKSHPGKEAFMDEAMATFFREVAEGFLASGRLRLAFLSTQGVDVASVFQFRTDGALLLYNSGYDPAHRAANPGLVLIARSIGQAVDDGCAEYDFLRGTERYKYDLGGVDRVVYRLTVSA, encoded by the coding sequence GTGAGCCTCGCCATCGCCCACCACCTTGCGGACGTCCCGGTCGCGGGGTGGGAAGACCTCCACGGGCGGGGACCGCGCACCTCCCCGTTCCTCTCGCCCCGGTTCCTCCTCCCCTGGGTTCGCGCCCTCGGCCGGGGGTGCGACGTCCGGGTCGCCCGCTGGGCTCCGGGCGGCGGCCCCGACGAGGGACTCCTCTTCCTTTGCCGCTGCGGGGAGGGGGGATGGATTTTCCTCGGCGGCGAGCAGGTCGCGGACTACCTCGACGCCCTCGTCGCGCCAAGCCATGCGGAAGCCTTCTGGCGGGAGTTTCTCGAACGGGGGCTCCCCGCGCTGGGCGGCGGTCCGCTGAGGCTCCCGGGTCTCGTGGAAGGGACGCCTGCCCTGTCGCTCCTCCCGTCGATCTGCCGGGAGAGGGGCCTTTCCTGCTCCGTCGAGGAGATGGACCGGGCCCCCTTCGTCTCCCTGCCGGGCTCCTTCGAGGAGTATCTCGAACGGTTGGGCAAGAAGGAGCGTCACGAATTGCGGCGGAAGATGCGGCGCGCCGGGGAGCTCCTGCCGGGGCTCGCTTTCCGGGTGACGCGGACTCCGGGGGAACTCGCGAACGATCTTCCCTCCTTCGTGGAACTCCACCGGAAGAGCCACCCAGGGAAGGAGGCGTTCATGGACGAGGCGATGGCGACTTTTTTCCGCGAAGTCGCGGAGGGGTTCCTCGCCTCCGGCCGCCTGCGCCTCGCGTTCCTCTCCACGCAAGGGGTGGACGTCGCCTCCGTGTTCCAGTTCCGCACCGACGGCGCCCTGCTCCTCTACAACTCGGGGTACGATCCGGCGCACCGCGCGGCCAACCCCGGGCTCGTCCTCATCGCGCGCTCCATCGGGCAGGCCGTCGATGACGGTTGCGCGGAGTACGACTTTCTCCGGGGGACGGAACGGTACAAGTACGACCTCGGAGGAGTGGACCGGGTGGTCTACCGCCTGACGGTCTCCGCGTGA